Proteins co-encoded in one Halorhodospira halophila genomic window:
- the alaS gene encoding alanine--tRNA ligase: MTSAQLRAAFLEFFRERGHEVVPSSPLVPANDPTLLFTNAGMVPFKEVFLGREQRGYQRAASSQRCVRAGGKHNDLENVGYTARHHTFFEMLGNFSFGDYFKRDAIRYAWTFLTEVVGLPAERLWVTVYEDDDEAARIWLEEIGVDPARFRRIGAHDNFWSMGDTGPCGPCSEVFYDHGPEVAGGPPGSEDEDGDRYIEVWNLVFMQYDRDAEGNLHPLPSPSIDTGMGLERLAAVMQGVHDNYETDLFTPLLDAAGEIAGVADRRKPSLKVVADHIRACSFLIVDGVLPSTEGRGYVLRRIIRRAVRHGYQLGIDEPFFYRLVESLDTVMGEAFPELRERREFVEKILFQEEKRFRETLEDGLALLDDYLSGSDSGVIDGEVVFKLYDTHGFPVDLTADIARERGLEVDDQGFEARMAEQRERARAASRFGGAREEVVDAGESRFTGYETLEDVGSVTGLYQDGRSVQQLQAGEQGMVVLDRTPFYAESGGQVGDRGEILANGLRFRVEDTVKQGDAHGHLGRLEAGQLGVGDQVTARVDRGTREATVRNHSATHLLHAALREVLGDHVQQKGSLVAPDRLRFDFSHYEAPSREELAGIEARVNEEILTNHPVEAANMAYEDAVQAGAMALFGEKYGDTVRVISVGDYSRELCGGTHAARTGDIGLFKIVDETGVAGGVRRIEALTGERALGWVQEAEERLNRLSDLLRVGPDNLVMKVEQLSERAREQEKEIERLKQKLATQAGRSLLDDAGEVAGVRFLATCVEGGGKGLRDTLDQLKNQLGSGVIVLAAVQGEKVQLVAGVTKDLTDRLSAGDLVNHVAAQVGGRGGGRADFAQAGGKDPSRVNDALASVEAWIKDNLT; the protein is encoded by the coding sequence ATGACATCGGCGCAGTTGCGCGCCGCCTTCCTGGAGTTCTTCAGGGAGCGGGGGCACGAGGTCGTGCCGAGTTCGCCGTTGGTGCCGGCCAACGACCCGACGCTGCTCTTTACCAACGCCGGGATGGTCCCCTTCAAGGAGGTGTTTCTCGGGCGGGAGCAGCGCGGCTACCAGCGGGCCGCGAGCAGCCAGCGCTGCGTGCGCGCCGGCGGTAAGCACAACGATCTTGAGAACGTCGGCTACACCGCCCGGCACCACACCTTCTTCGAGATGCTTGGCAACTTCTCGTTCGGCGATTACTTCAAGCGGGATGCCATCCGCTACGCCTGGACATTCCTCACCGAGGTGGTCGGCCTTCCGGCCGAACGGCTCTGGGTTACGGTTTACGAGGACGACGACGAGGCGGCGCGGATCTGGCTGGAAGAGATCGGCGTGGATCCGGCGCGCTTCCGGCGCATCGGTGCCCACGATAACTTCTGGTCCATGGGCGATACCGGCCCCTGTGGTCCGTGCTCCGAGGTCTTCTACGACCACGGCCCCGAGGTTGCGGGCGGTCCGCCGGGGTCCGAGGACGAAGACGGCGACCGCTATATCGAGGTCTGGAACCTCGTCTTCATGCAGTATGACCGCGACGCCGAGGGCAATCTGCACCCGCTACCGAGCCCATCCATCGACACCGGCATGGGGCTGGAGCGTCTGGCTGCGGTCATGCAGGGCGTTCACGATAATTACGAGACGGACCTGTTCACGCCGTTGCTGGATGCTGCCGGCGAGATCGCCGGGGTGGCCGACCGGCGCAAGCCGTCGCTCAAGGTGGTCGCCGACCACATCCGGGCCTGCTCCTTCCTGATCGTCGACGGGGTGCTGCCCTCCACGGAGGGGCGCGGCTATGTGCTGCGACGCATTATTCGCCGGGCCGTGCGTCACGGCTACCAGCTGGGCATCGATGAGCCGTTCTTCTATCGCCTGGTCGAGTCGCTCGACACGGTCATGGGGGAGGCGTTCCCTGAGCTTCGCGAGCGCCGGGAGTTTGTCGAGAAGATCCTTTTCCAGGAGGAGAAGCGCTTTCGCGAGACCCTCGAGGACGGTCTCGCGCTGCTCGACGACTACCTTTCGGGCAGCGACAGCGGGGTGATCGACGGTGAGGTCGTGTTCAAGCTCTACGACACCCACGGGTTCCCGGTGGACCTGACCGCCGATATCGCCCGCGAGCGCGGCCTGGAGGTGGATGATCAAGGCTTCGAGGCGCGCATGGCCGAGCAGCGCGAGCGCGCGCGGGCGGCGAGCCGGTTCGGCGGTGCCCGCGAAGAAGTGGTCGATGCCGGGGAGAGTCGCTTTACTGGCTACGAGACGCTGGAGGATGTCGGCTCGGTGACCGGCCTGTATCAGGATGGCCGCTCGGTGCAGCAGCTGCAGGCTGGTGAGCAGGGCATGGTGGTTCTTGACCGGACCCCGTTCTACGCCGAATCGGGTGGCCAGGTGGGCGATCGCGGCGAGATCCTGGCCAACGGGCTACGCTTCCGGGTAGAGGACACCGTCAAGCAGGGAGACGCCCACGGCCACCTGGGGCGGCTTGAGGCGGGCCAGCTGGGCGTGGGGGACCAAGTGACCGCTCGGGTGGATCGCGGGACTCGCGAAGCGACCGTGCGCAACCACTCTGCCACCCATCTGCTGCACGCAGCCCTGCGCGAAGTCCTCGGCGACCATGTCCAGCAGAAGGGGTCTCTCGTGGCACCGGACCGGCTGCGTTTCGATTTCTCCCACTACGAGGCGCCGTCGCGCGAAGAGCTGGCGGGAATCGAGGCGCGCGTCAACGAGGAGATCCTCACCAACCACCCCGTCGAGGCCGCGAACATGGCCTACGAGGACGCGGTGCAGGCTGGGGCCATGGCCCTGTTCGGTGAGAAGTACGGGGATACGGTGCGGGTGATCTCGGTGGGTGATTATTCCCGGGAGCTCTGTGGCGGCACCCACGCCGCGCGGACCGGTGACATCGGTCTGTTCAAGATTGTTGACGAGACCGGCGTTGCCGGCGGGGTGCGCCGTATCGAAGCGTTGACCGGTGAGCGTGCCCTTGGCTGGGTCCAAGAGGCCGAGGAGCGACTCAATCGCCTCTCGGATCTGTTGCGGGTGGGTCCCGACAACCTGGTGATGAAAGTCGAGCAGCTCAGCGAGCGCGCCCGCGAGCAGGAGAAAGAGATTGAGCGCCTCAAGCAGAAGCTCGCGACCCAGGCCGGTCGGTCACTGCTGGACGATGCTGGCGAGGTTGCCGGTGTCCGCTTCCTGGCCACCTGCGTTGAGGGGGGTGGCAAGGGGTTGAGGGATACACTGGATCAGCTCAAGAACCAGCTCGGTAGCGGGGTGATCGTGCTGGCGGCGGTCCAGGGCGAGAAGGTTCAGTTGGTCGCGGGCGTGACCAAGGATCTGACCGATCGCCTCTCCGCCGGTGATCTGGTTAATCATGTCGCCGCCCAGGTCGGGGGGCGTGGCGGAGGACGGGCGGACTTCGCCCAAGCGGGCGGGAAAGACCCAAGCCGCGTCAATGATGCGTTGGCTTCTGTAGAAGCCTGGATTAAGGATAACTTGACTTAA
- the recX gene encoding recombination regulator RecX: protein MSEAGVEPGAVRDVALRLLGRREHTRRELAQKLARRGFDPGEVEPVLEALVDEGLLDETRFAEVFVRSRVERGQGPVRIAQELRQRGVIGGVIDEALADAGVDWWEQARAVRQRRFGAVVPADRREALRQAQFLQRRGFTAEQVRAAVAAADEDDERGPYG, encoded by the coding sequence ATGAGCGAAGCCGGGGTGGAGCCCGGGGCTGTGCGGGATGTAGCCCTGCGCCTGCTGGGCCGGCGCGAGCACACGCGGCGTGAGCTGGCGCAGAAGCTGGCCCGCCGCGGTTTCGATCCGGGCGAGGTGGAGCCGGTGCTCGAGGCCCTGGTCGATGAGGGGTTGCTGGACGAGACGCGCTTTGCGGAAGTCTTTGTGCGCAGCCGCGTCGAGCGGGGCCAGGGTCCGGTGCGTATCGCGCAGGAGCTTCGCCAGCGCGGAGTGATCGGCGGTGTGATCGACGAGGCGCTGGCGGACGCCGGTGTCGATTGGTGGGAGCAGGCCCGCGCGGTCCGTCAGCGTCGCTTCGGCGCGGTCGTTCCTGCGGATCGTCGAGAGGCGCTGCGGCAGGCGCAATTCCTGCAAAGGCGCGGGTTTACGGCAGAACAGGTGCGTGCGGCTGTGGCCGCCGCGGACGAAGACGACGAAAGGGGCCCGTATGGGTGA
- the recA gene encoding recombinase RecA — MDDDRKKALGAALGQIEKQFGKGAVMRMGDARAVRGDVKSISTGSLALDVALGIGGLPRGRVVEIYGPESSGKTTLTLHIIAEAQKAGGAAAFVDAEHALDPDYAEAVGVDINDLLVSQPDTGEQALEIADMLVRSGGLDVVVVDSVAALTPKAEIEGEMGDSHVGLQARLMSQALRKLTGSIQRSNTLVVFINQIRMKIGVMFGSPETTTGGNALKFYSSVRMDIRRLGAIKKGDEVLGNETRVKVVKNKMAPPFKQAEFEILYGEGISREGEIIDMGVAQGFVDKSGAWYSYNGDRIGQGKDNARQFLRNNPQIAADIEARIREKVLGTAIPEAEATEGDGSGSDSDSGKGA, encoded by the coding sequence ATGGATGACGATCGCAAGAAGGCGCTCGGCGCCGCATTGGGGCAGATCGAGAAGCAGTTCGGCAAGGGCGCCGTCATGCGCATGGGTGACGCCCGCGCCGTGCGCGGGGATGTCAAGAGCATCTCCACCGGGTCACTGGCCCTGGATGTGGCGCTGGGTATTGGTGGCCTGCCGCGCGGGCGGGTGGTCGAGATCTACGGGCCGGAGTCGTCCGGGAAGACGACACTGACCCTGCACATCATCGCCGAGGCGCAGAAGGCCGGTGGCGCGGCGGCATTCGTTGATGCTGAGCACGCCCTAGACCCGGACTACGCGGAGGCGGTCGGGGTGGATATCAACGACCTGTTGGTCTCGCAGCCGGATACTGGCGAGCAAGCGCTGGAGATCGCCGATATGCTGGTCCGCTCGGGAGGGCTCGACGTGGTGGTGGTCGACTCGGTGGCCGCCCTTACGCCGAAGGCCGAGATCGAAGGCGAGATGGGCGATTCCCACGTGGGTCTGCAGGCGCGGCTGATGTCCCAGGCGCTGCGCAAGCTCACCGGCAGTATCCAGCGCTCCAACACTTTGGTGGTTTTCATCAACCAGATCCGCATGAAGATCGGTGTGATGTTCGGCAGCCCCGAGACCACTACCGGTGGCAACGCGCTCAAGTTCTACTCGTCGGTGCGCATGGACATCCGCCGCCTCGGGGCCATCAAGAAAGGTGACGAGGTCCTTGGTAACGAGACCCGGGTCAAGGTGGTCAAGAACAAGATGGCACCGCCGTTCAAGCAGGCGGAGTTCGAGATCCTCTACGGCGAGGGGATCTCCCGCGAGGGTGAGATCATCGACATGGGCGTCGCCCAAGGGTTCGTGGACAAGTCCGGTGCCTGGTACAGCTACAACGGGGATCGCATCGGGCAGGGCAAGGACAACGCCCGGCAATTCCTGCGCAACAATCCGCAGATCGCCGCCGACATCGAGGCCCGCATCCGCGAGAAGGTCCTCGGTACGGCTATTCCCGAGGCCGAAGCGACCGAGGGCGACGGTTCCGGCTCGGATTCGGACTCCGGCAAGGGGGCATGA